A window of the Malaclemys terrapin pileata isolate rMalTer1 chromosome 6, rMalTer1.hap1, whole genome shotgun sequence genome harbors these coding sequences:
- the LOC128838907 gene encoding uncharacterized protein LOC128838907: MQSSPAEVTMQSQNRKRAPAWTDREVLDLIAVWGDESVLLELRSKKRNGKIYEKISKAMTERGYSWDATQCHVKIKELRQGYQKTKESNGRSGSQPQTCRFYEALHSILGAAATTTPPLSVDSDDGVLSTAASLELFADGEDEEGDEEDEAVDSAFNADFPDSQDLFITLTEIPYQPSQGHNPDRESGEGSVAASVSRSTPASPSQRLAQIRRRKRRTRDEMFSELMGCSRAEAAQQTQWRENMSQYQRSHSEWEDRWRQEDQQATQMLLGLMREQTDTLRHLVDVLQDRRQEDRAPLQSISNRPPLPQSPIPPSPKVPRRRGGRGRENSHSTPADCSSSRRLSFPKI; encoded by the exons atgcagagctctccagcagaggtgaccatgcaatcgcagaatagaaagagggccccagcatggactgatcgggaagtcttggatctgatcgctgtgtggggcgatgagtccgtgcttttggagctgcgatcgaaaaaacggaatgggaagatctacgagaagatctcaaaagccatgacggagagaggatacagctgggatgcaacgcagtgccacgtgaaaatcaaggagctgagacaagggtaccagaagaccaaagagtcaaacggacgctccggatcccagccccagacatgccgtttctacgaggcactgcattccattctaggtgcagccgccaccactaccccaccactgtctgtggactctgacgatggggtattgtcgacggccgcttccttggagctgttcgcggatggggaagatgaggaaggagatgaggaggacgaggcagtcgataGCGCTTTTAACGCTGATTTCCCTGatagccaggatctcttcatcaccctcacggagatcccctaccaaccctcccaaggccataacccggaccgtgaatcaggggaaggatcagtag ctgcgagtgtctcccgatctaccccggcatccccctcccagaggctggcgcagatcaggcgacgaaagagaaggacacgggacgagatgttctcagaacttatgggctgctcccgagccgaggcagcacagcagacccagtggagggagaacatgtcgcaataccagcgatcacacagcgaatgggaggacaggtggcggcaggaagaccagcaggcgactcaaatgctgcttggactaatgagggagcaaacggacacgctccggcaccttgtagatgttctgcaggaccggaggcaggaggacagagccccgctgcagtctatctctaaccgccctcccctgccacaatctcccatccccccctcacccaaagtcccaagaaggaggggcggcaggggccgtgaaaacagtcactccactcctgcagactgctcaagtagcagaaggctctcattcccaaagatttga